From the Argentina anserina chromosome 3, drPotAnse1.1, whole genome shotgun sequence genome, the window AATCCTCCTCCTGTTTCTCTGCATACACCTCTTGCTTCTtgacctcctcctcctctgttCCTTCTCTCTTAAACTCGGACAATAGTACTCCACCACTTCAGCTACACCACTCTTTTTAACACCAACTTCAGCACATCTCGGTGTCCCCATAGTCGAATTCCCAGCCTCCGATTCCGTCTCATTCTTCTGTTCTTCAACAATTGGCAACACTGGCTTCAACACCTCCTCAATCACACTCTGTTCTTGAACATCCTCAGTGCCACTAGCTGCATCCGACACCGGGGTTCTTCCGGAAGAGAAGACGTTGCTGTAGAACCATAGAGAGTCCAAGCTCTCCATGAGAACCCCTTCCATGAAGTGTCTAAGAAACAACGAGGAGGAGAGTACAGAGTACTAGTAGCTTTGTAGTTGACGACATTAATCTTTTCTATTTTGGACGGACTCTTTTCGAGAAAGGCGAAGAAGAATAAAACCCCAAGCCAGTATTCTCCTTCTATGCTGATAAAGTTACGATATTGACCTCAAAAGACTGATACCTGGTGCGGTGACATGGAGGGTATCTTAGTCAAGTGTGGTGGTGGGCTGACCGGTCCCGTTATTTAAGGGGGAAAGTTACCCAACGGTCGAAAACAACGTGGATTACAGATATGATTGAAGGctttatttaattttacgAAAATTTAGAGAGAGTGCGGTGAAATTTGTGGTCTTCGAATTTTGGGGTAATTTTGACCTCTGAGGTTAATCGTAACGTATTAAACTGGAAGAGTAGGAAGTAGAATTTGAGGAGGATAAATAAATCTTATCCATTATTACGTCATTAAGTGCGTCATTGATTAGgaaaattaatcagaaactAAATAGAGTTTGAGAATTCAAAACCGTGTTTGGTAATTCTCAGTTTGGTCCGACATATCACATGGTGGCCTGGGCCCATTAAATCATTTTCAGCTTGTGACCCTTTGTAGTACTATTTACACGTGTTGTCTGGCTTAGTACTCATAAAGTGTCACAGACTCACAGTGATGAACCAATGACAATATTTTTTGCTTAGTCAGTGTGCTGTGGATTGTTTCCAGATTGAGATTCTGCTTCGTGTGTACATGAACACTTGTATTAAGGGAGGAAGTTTTAAGGTTTAGTAATGGAAAATTCTTGTTGTAATAGAGAATTCTTGTTGCATTTACCTAATTCACTGTTTGACAATTATTTAAAAGTCGTTGAGTAATCCTCTACATTGAAGATTTCTGAAGAATGGTGTAGAAAATAAGTGTTTTCTCGAATGATCAACGTATGCATAAATTTGCAACATGACATCATATTGAGACCCTTTGGTAAGACATGCATCTCACGCTTCAAGATGATGCCAAGTAATTGTGGCGCTTAAGAAAGCCCCCACATGTTTCCGGGAACTTGATAGCTGAGAAATTTCAAGGCTCTTATTCTTTTCTGCGTACTCTAAAAATCCAAGGAACTTAAGTTTCCATTTTTCAACTTTAGGCTAGTTAACCAAAATGCAGAAGAAGCACCAGAAAAGCACAAGTATGCACAACTAGGCTGATTAAAGAATGGTATACCTTAATTTATTCACATTTACAAAGATTCAAGAACAATTTGGTCGATCTGAATCTGCTGTATAAAGAATGGACGAGAGAAAGTaaatcaaaattataattattgaactaTCTACAATGTCATCTAACTGTAGAAGCAACCGTATGAGCCCACCATCTGAGATTGTCCTTCATGTCGATTTCATTGCTCAAAGAAGGAAACCTCCAATCCATCAAtggcttcttctctttctttctcttctccatCACCTCCCACGCTTCAGAAAGATAAGGCCTTGAAATCGCAGACTCATCATCAAAAGCTTCCTCACCTTCTTCACCTTCATCCTTCTTCCCAAACTTTTTCAGACCAGGAATGATTGAAGCCAAGTTTGTGTTTTTGTCTTCCTCTGAGAAGATGAATCCCAAATCCATAAACCCCTTTAGCTCCTCAAACTGAAGGTCTGTCAAGCTCTTGCTCCCGcccttcttccttcttctctcAATTTTAGCCTTCCTTGATGACTCTATTTCATGTTTTTGTACGGGAATATCTTTAATTGATTTTGTGGCTTCTTTCCCAGAAAGAATGGTGCTGAGCTTCGGTCTCTGGAGAACTGAGTCCGGCGAGAGAGAACCGCAGTTCATAAAGCTCGTTTTGGAGCTCAAATCTTCGCTCATGGATCTAGTATGGAGGCTTGGAATGCGTAAGACCTCTGGTTTTGATGGTTGTTCTTCACTTTCATGAACTAAGTCTGCTTCAAATCTTGATGAGCTTGCTGAATACGGTTGTTTCTTGAGGATTTCATGCTCAAACCAGAAAGAATCAAGAAGCTCCATGATCTGCTCTGCTTCCATTAATGGCATGGCGGCTGTAGAAAACGAAGACTAGAAGATTCTAGTTTTTGTGAATTGTGATCGTGCAAGTAGTCTTTGAGAGGCTTTAATATATAGAGAGCTTATTTGG encodes:
- the LOC126785757 gene encoding uncharacterized protein LOC126785757, with product MPLMEAEQIMELLDSFWFEHEILKKQPYSASSSRFEADLVHESEEQPSKPEVLRIPSLHTRSMSEDLSSKTSFMNCGSLSPDSVLQRPKLSTILSGKEATKSIKDIPVQKHEIESSRKAKIERRRKKGGSKSLTDLQFEELKGFMDLGFIFSEEDKNTNLASIIPGLKKFGKKDEGEEGEEAFDDESAISRPYLSEAWEVMEKRKKEKKPLMDWRFPSLSNEIDMKDNLRWWAHTVASTVR